One genomic region from Jiangella sp. DSM 45060 encodes:
- a CDS encoding MurR/RpiR family transcriptional regulator has translation MTHDRTTPRGDAGVVSERVRAQLPSLPTAEARVVNALLASGSEAIHLTVSDVAESAGVGVGTVVRACKSVGFKGFQDAKIALAQDRIQVGTPVQEGVDASDAPGAILRKLAASTDDALRTAPGTVDAEALERAVQLLDGARRILFLAVGTSAPLAQDASYRLVTIGFDSAAPVDVHTQHVQSRLLRPADVAVVVSHTGSTTETIAAARAAREAGASVIAITSFSTSPLTELATVSLVAGSRETEFRVEAMTSRFVHLLILDGLYVSLYLRNAERSKAAQALMADALAEHRF, from the coding sequence ATGACTCACGACAGGACCACCCCGCGGGGCGACGCCGGCGTCGTCTCCGAACGGGTCCGTGCTCAGCTCCCGTCGCTGCCCACTGCCGAGGCGCGCGTGGTCAACGCCCTCCTGGCCAGCGGATCCGAGGCCATCCACCTGACGGTCTCGGACGTGGCGGAGTCCGCGGGCGTCGGCGTCGGCACCGTGGTGCGGGCGTGCAAGTCCGTGGGCTTCAAGGGCTTCCAGGACGCCAAGATCGCGCTCGCCCAGGACCGCATCCAGGTGGGAACGCCGGTGCAGGAGGGCGTGGACGCCTCCGACGCGCCCGGTGCGATCCTGCGCAAGCTCGCCGCCTCGACGGACGACGCGCTGCGCACCGCGCCCGGCACCGTCGACGCCGAGGCGCTCGAGCGTGCCGTCCAGCTTCTGGACGGGGCGCGGCGGATCCTGTTCCTCGCTGTGGGCACGAGCGCGCCGCTGGCGCAGGACGCCTCGTACCGGCTGGTCACGATCGGATTCGACTCGGCCGCCCCCGTCGACGTCCACACCCAGCACGTGCAGTCCCGGCTGCTGCGCCCGGCCGACGTCGCCGTCGTCGTCTCGCACACCGGGTCGACCACCGAGACCATCGCCGCCGCTCGGGCGGCACGCGAGGCCGGCGCCTCCGTCATCGCGATCACCAGCTTCTCCACCAGCCCGCTGACCGAACTGGCGACCGTCTCGCTGGTCGCCGGCAGCCGCGAGACGGAGTTCCGGGTCGAGGCGATGACCAGCCGGTTCGTCCACCTGCTCATCCTCGACGGCTTGTACGTGTCGCTCTACCTCAGGAACGCCGAACGCTCGAAGGCCGCCCAAGCGCTGATGGCGGACGCGCTCGCCGAACACCGCTTCTGA
- a CDS encoding C2 family cysteine protease, translating into MFAKPDPFEHDADVWDEQATGFDKAAEAAQAIADETATAATEAVWKGPMPSERLGRMQQQAKDAAQMADNLAQMASACRTIRDEAETATTAIDELRREWDDGSLFERFGSEGEADDIRGQFAERTSGARGDLELLAQSMQPIINAGDPLDYLFSPIQVPGAPDLGEQIDHDAAMDYFETGKLIDPVQVQAIEDTITGVSDGEDPPSNWDEWAVTNGYSADEVQAALDNLDDEERAALNQWLGDNKGDPDNEQPDPGQPSLGLSSFLMRNMSAEQVQEFHNEVPNLEPTLHGDADGWVDGDVDMTADTDFTNGGNGFTDIDQGGIGDCATLTSIAAAQAADPTFLDRHIQENPNGTYTVTVYDENGSPVQVTVNGFVPADGGNPAYNGDELDGEITWASIYEKAMAQYQGGNYVEIDGAYTPDRLETTIGTGSDKTDLPLPFFLPPELQVQQMQEAFEDGKPIVLGGGGHAYSVVGFDDDGNVLVMNPWGGEGSVVAMTPEQFNSGQFPEPADDWPEFTYVAVTK; encoded by the coding sequence GTGTTCGCGAAACCCGACCCGTTCGAGCACGACGCCGACGTCTGGGACGAGCAGGCGACGGGGTTCGACAAGGCCGCCGAGGCCGCCCAGGCCATCGCCGACGAGACCGCCACCGCGGCCACCGAGGCGGTCTGGAAGGGGCCGATGCCCTCCGAGCGCCTCGGCCGCATGCAGCAGCAGGCGAAGGACGCCGCGCAGATGGCCGACAACCTGGCCCAGATGGCGTCCGCCTGCCGGACCATCCGCGACGAGGCCGAGACCGCGACGACCGCCATCGACGAGCTGCGCCGCGAGTGGGACGACGGCTCGCTGTTCGAGCGCTTCGGGTCCGAGGGCGAGGCCGACGACATCCGCGGCCAGTTCGCCGAGCGGACCTCCGGCGCGCGCGGCGACCTCGAACTCCTCGCCCAGTCGATGCAGCCGATCATCAACGCCGGAGATCCGCTCGACTACCTGTTCAGCCCCATCCAGGTGCCCGGCGCGCCCGACCTCGGCGAGCAGATCGACCACGACGCCGCCATGGACTACTTCGAGACCGGCAAGCTGATCGACCCGGTGCAGGTCCAGGCGATCGAGGACACCATCACCGGGGTGTCCGACGGCGAGGACCCGCCGTCGAACTGGGACGAGTGGGCGGTGACCAACGGCTATTCCGCCGACGAGGTCCAGGCGGCCCTCGACAACCTCGACGACGAGGAGCGCGCCGCACTCAACCAGTGGCTGGGCGACAACAAGGGCGACCCCGACAACGAGCAGCCCGATCCCGGCCAGCCGTCGCTCGGCCTCAGCTCGTTCCTCATGCGCAACATGAGCGCCGAGCAGGTCCAGGAGTTCCACAACGAGGTCCCGAACCTCGAGCCGACGCTGCACGGCGACGCCGACGGCTGGGTCGACGGCGACGTCGACATGACCGCCGACACCGACTTCACCAACGGCGGCAACGGCTTCACCGACATCGACCAGGGCGGCATCGGCGACTGCGCCACGCTGACGTCCATCGCCGCCGCCCAGGCCGCCGACCCGACGTTCCTGGACCGCCACATCCAGGAGAACCCGAACGGCACCTACACCGTCACGGTGTACGACGAGAACGGCAGCCCCGTGCAGGTCACGGTCAACGGCTTCGTCCCGGCCGACGGCGGCAACCCGGCCTACAACGGCGACGAGCTCGACGGCGAGATCACCTGGGCGTCCATCTACGAGAAGGCCATGGCGCAGTACCAGGGCGGCAACTACGTCGAGATCGACGGCGCCTACACCCCGGACCGGCTGGAGACGACCATCGGCACCGGCAGCGACAAGACCGACCTGCCGTTGCCGTTCTTCCTCCCGCCCGAGCTCCAGGTCCAGCAGATGCAGGAGGCGTTCGAGGACGGCAAGCCGATCGTCCTCGGCGGTGGCGGCCACGCCTACTCCGTCGTCGGGTTCGACGACGACGGCAACGTTCTGGTGATGAACCCCTGGGGCGGTGAGGGTAGCGTCGTCGCGATGACGCCCGAGCAGTTCAACTCCGGCCAGTTCCCCGAGCCGGCCGACGACTGGCCCGAGTTCACCTACGTGGCGGTGACGAAATGA
- a CDS encoding MarR family winged helix-turn-helix transcriptional regulator yields MAVTRTAGQDLAGLVLPLAKALAAMESSVARRHGMTSWQCAVLRAAAEPPGRTQREIVGAIGYDRNRIVADLDDLERRALLFRRVDDLDRRSNRIEVTAAGRRLARAVARDLRAGTDDLLAAVGPGDDRDTMLRSLAALRDRCADDAWSTVWLRS; encoded by the coding sequence ATGGCCGTTACGCGCACGGCCGGCCAAGACCTCGCCGGCCTGGTGCTTCCACTCGCCAAAGCGCTCGCCGCGATGGAGTCCTCCGTCGCGCGGCGCCATGGCATGACCTCCTGGCAGTGCGCCGTCCTGCGGGCCGCCGCCGAGCCGCCGGGCCGCACGCAACGCGAGATCGTCGGCGCCATCGGCTACGACCGCAACCGCATCGTCGCCGACCTCGACGACCTCGAACGGCGGGCGCTGCTGTTCCGCCGCGTCGACGATCTCGACCGGCGGTCGAACCGCATCGAGGTCACGGCGGCCGGGCGCCGGCTGGCCCGGGCCGTCGCGCGCGACCTGCGGGCCGGCACCGACGACCTGCTGGCGGCGGTCGGGCCGGGCGACGACCGCGACACCATGCTCCGGTCGCTCGCCGCGCTGCGCGACCGGTGCGCCGACGACGCCTGGTCGACGGTCTGGTTGCGCTCGTGA
- a CDS encoding GNAT family N-acetyltransferase yields MTLTFRPVTRADLPLLGRWLEQPYVARWWNHDTGPDDLERDFGGTADGTEPGEDLLALDDGEPIGLVQRSRLADFAEYRDEFAALTDVPEGAATIDYLVGDPGRVGRGVGTAVIRAVVDDTWRTQPDVPALLVAVVAANERSWRALERAGFRRVAEGPMEPDNPVDDPLHYVYRLDRPVTDSG; encoded by the coding sequence GTGACACTCACGTTCCGGCCGGTCACCCGGGCCGACCTCCCGCTGCTGGGCCGCTGGCTCGAGCAGCCGTACGTCGCGCGGTGGTGGAACCACGACACCGGCCCCGACGATCTCGAGCGCGACTTCGGCGGCACCGCCGACGGCACCGAGCCGGGCGAGGACCTGCTGGCGCTCGACGACGGCGAGCCGATCGGGCTGGTGCAGCGGTCGCGGCTGGCCGACTTCGCCGAGTACCGCGACGAGTTCGCCGCGCTCACCGACGTCCCCGAGGGCGCGGCCACCATCGACTACCTCGTCGGCGACCCCGGCCGCGTCGGCCGCGGCGTCGGCACGGCGGTCATCCGCGCCGTCGTCGACGACACGTGGCGGACGCAGCCCGACGTGCCCGCGCTGCTGGTCGCCGTCGTCGCCGCGAACGAGCGGTCCTGGCGGGCACTGGAGCGGGCCGGGTTCCGCCGGGTCGCCGAAGGGCCGATGGAGCCCGACAACCCCGTCGACGACCCGCTGCACTACGTCTACCGGCTGGACCGGCCGGTCACGGACAGCGGATGA
- a CDS encoding beta-ketoacyl-ACP synthase III — protein sequence MTGSRVVAVGHHQPERVLTNAELATMVDTSDEWIRSRVGIESRRIAADDETVDAMAANAAAKALANAGLAATDIDYLVVATCTAIDRSPNMAARVAARLGMTTPAAIDVNTACSGFTHALATADHAIRAGAASKALVIGSEKLTDFTDWTDRSTCVLVGDGAGAVVLVAADEPEVGPVTWGSVPEMANAVRIEGRPGTFGQEGQAVFRWATTELPRIARQVCERSGVAPEDLGGVVLHQANLRIIEPLAKRLGAVNAVVARDVVESGNTSAASIPIALSKLVERRELPVGAPVLLFGFGGGLSYAGMVIRCP from the coding sequence ATGACAGGCTCCCGTGTGGTCGCCGTCGGCCACCACCAGCCCGAGCGCGTGCTCACCAACGCCGAGCTGGCCACCATGGTCGACACCAGCGACGAGTGGATCCGTTCCCGCGTCGGCATCGAGTCCCGCCGCATCGCCGCCGACGACGAGACCGTCGACGCCATGGCCGCGAACGCCGCCGCGAAGGCGCTGGCCAACGCCGGTCTCGCGGCCACCGACATCGACTACCTCGTGGTCGCCACGTGCACCGCCATCGACCGGTCGCCGAACATGGCCGCCCGGGTCGCGGCGCGGCTGGGCATGACGACGCCGGCCGCCATCGACGTCAACACCGCCTGCTCCGGGTTCACCCACGCGCTGGCGACCGCCGACCACGCGATCCGCGCGGGCGCGGCGTCGAAGGCGCTGGTGATCGGGTCGGAGAAGCTGACCGACTTCACCGACTGGACCGACCGCTCCACCTGCGTGCTGGTCGGCGACGGCGCGGGCGCGGTCGTGCTGGTGGCCGCGGACGAGCCGGAGGTCGGGCCGGTGACGTGGGGCTCGGTGCCGGAGATGGCCAACGCGGTGCGCATCGAGGGCCGTCCCGGCACGTTCGGTCAGGAGGGCCAGGCGGTGTTCCGCTGGGCCACCACCGAGCTGCCGCGTATCGCTCGTCAGGTGTGCGAGCGCAGCGGCGTCGCGCCCGAGGACCTCGGCGGCGTCGTGCTGCACCAGGCCAACCTGCGCATCATCGAACCGCTGGCCAAGCGCCTGGGCGCCGTGAACGCCGTCGTCGCCCGCGACGTCGTCGAGTCCGGCAACACGTCGGCGGCGAGCATCCCTATCGCGCTGTCGAAGCTGGTCGAGCGGCGCGAGCTGCCGGTCGGCGCGCCGGTGCTGTTGTTCGGGTTCGGTGGCGGACTGTCCTACGCGGGGATGGTCATCCGCTGTCCGTGA
- a CDS encoding OsmC family protein has product MTRHQYSTTVRWTGNLGDGTASYRGYSRAHDIAADGRPVLAASSDPAFRGEADRWNPELLFVAALSECHLLQYLHLCAVAGVVVTAYEDTAGGTLELTPDGGGAITEVVLRPVVTVADASMVERAVALHERAHELCFLASSVRMPVRHEPTVTAG; this is encoded by the coding sequence ATGACGAGGCACCAGTACTCGACGACGGTCCGCTGGACCGGGAACCTCGGCGACGGCACCGCGTCGTACCGCGGCTACTCCCGCGCGCACGACATCGCCGCCGACGGCCGGCCGGTGCTGGCGGCCAGCTCGGACCCGGCGTTCCGCGGCGAGGCGGACCGCTGGAACCCGGAGCTGCTGTTCGTCGCGGCGCTCTCGGAGTGTCATCTGCTGCAGTACCTGCACCTGTGCGCGGTGGCCGGCGTGGTCGTCACCGCCTACGAGGACACCGCCGGCGGCACCCTGGAGCTGACGCCGGACGGCGGCGGCGCGATCACCGAGGTCGTGCTGCGCCCCGTCGTCACCGTCGCCGACGCGTCGATGGTGGAGCGGGCGGTGGCGCTGCACGAGCGGGCGCACGAGCTGTGCTTCCTCGCGTCGTCGGTGCGGATGCCGGTACGGCACGAGCCCACGGTGACGGCCGGGTGA
- a CDS encoding phosphotransferase — MRLDELCDWLRADFGVVAGEVTPIGHGADAAASVWMVRAGSAFYAVKWTGGGSVAGLLLPSRLAELGVGGVPAPVRTLDGALWSERGGRRLSVQPWVGDARAVDAGLTPDQWTAFGALLARVHAVPPDDAVARQLPVEEHRPDAVLTATADVTARLAGGDLTRGRAAGGDDLTRGPAEGGDDLVRELAAAWRDGAELLGALTARAAVLGARLRDRDRAARAVVCHTDCHLGNVLLRSSRAVVGGPLPARVGPTLRAGTDTLAADTPAADAPSPDAPAADAPGPDTPDTDAPSPDTPDTDTPDTDTPSPDTPAANTPSPDTPAANTPSPDTPAADTPGPDTLGADAGADVWLIDWDDATLAPPERDLMFVVGGLPGYAPVGERELGWFAAGYGPVDVDADRLAYYRAVRALGDLTEFAAELLDPSGDRAGREFALSVVRAELAGAGLAGLAAVRA, encoded by the coding sequence GTGAGACTCGACGAGCTGTGCGACTGGCTGCGGGCCGACTTCGGTGTCGTGGCCGGTGAGGTGACGCCGATCGGGCACGGCGCCGACGCGGCGGCGTCGGTCTGGATGGTGCGGGCGGGCAGCGCGTTCTACGCGGTCAAGTGGACCGGCGGCGGCTCGGTGGCCGGGCTGCTGCTGCCGTCGCGGCTGGCCGAGCTGGGCGTCGGCGGCGTCCCGGCGCCGGTCCGGACGCTGGATGGCGCGCTGTGGTCCGAGCGCGGCGGGCGGCGGCTGTCGGTGCAGCCCTGGGTGGGCGACGCGCGCGCGGTCGACGCCGGCCTGACTCCGGATCAGTGGACGGCGTTCGGCGCGCTGCTCGCGCGCGTGCACGCGGTGCCCCCGGACGACGCCGTCGCGCGGCAGCTGCCGGTCGAGGAGCACCGGCCCGACGCGGTACTCACGGCGACGGCGGACGTGACCGCGCGGCTGGCCGGCGGCGACCTCACCCGCGGGCGGGCCGCGGGTGGCGACGACCTCACGCGGGGGCCGGCCGAGGGCGGCGACGACCTCGTCCGCGAGCTGGCCGCGGCGTGGCGCGACGGCGCGGAGCTGCTCGGCGCGCTGACGGCACGGGCGGCCGTGCTGGGCGCCCGGCTTCGCGACCGCGACCGTGCGGCCCGCGCGGTGGTCTGTCACACCGACTGCCACCTGGGCAACGTGCTGCTCCGGTCGTCTCGAGCCGTGGTAGGTGGACCCCTCCCGGCCCGGGTGGGGCCCACCCTACGGGCGGGCACCGACACACTCGCCGCCGACACACCCGCCGCCGACGCACCCAGCCCCGACGCACCCGCCGCCGACGCACCCGGCCCCGACACACCCGACACCGACGCACCCAGCCCCGACACACCCGACACCGACACACCCGACACCGACACACCCAGCCCCGACACACCCGCCGCCAACACACCCAGCCCCGACACACCCGCCGCCAACACACCCAGCCCCGACACACCCGCCGCCGACACACCCGGCCCCGACACACTCGGCGCCGACGCCGGCGCCGACGTCTGGCTGATCGACTGGGACGACGCGACGCTGGCCCCGCCCGAGCGCGACCTGATGTTCGTCGTCGGCGGGTTGCCGGGGTACGCGCCGGTCGGCGAGCGCGAGCTGGGCTGGTTCGCGGCCGGCTACGGCCCCGTCGACGTCGACGCGGATCGGCTGGCCTACTACCGGGCGGTCCGCGCGCTGGGCGATCTCACCGAGTTCGCGGCCGAGCTGCTCGACCCGTCCGGCGACCGCGCCGGACGCGAGTTCGCGCTCTCCGTCGTCCGGGCCGAGCTGGCCGGCGCCGGGCTGGCCGGGCTCGCCGCCGTGAGAGCATGA
- a CDS encoding UBP-type zinc finger domain-containing protein, which yields MRTCTHLDTVAEVTPSGTGCEECLRVGGRWVHLRMCMACGHVGCCNSSPGKHATAHANEHPGHPIIRSFEPGEDWWYCYADELTFELEGQEPAPSHP from the coding sequence ATGAGGACCTGCACGCACCTGGACACCGTCGCCGAGGTGACGCCGTCCGGCACCGGCTGCGAAGAGTGCCTGCGCGTCGGCGGCCGCTGGGTGCACCTGCGCATGTGCATGGCCTGCGGGCACGTGGGCTGCTGCAACAGCTCGCCGGGCAAGCACGCCACGGCGCACGCGAACGAACATCCCGGCCACCCGATCATCCGGTCGTTCGAGCCGGGCGAGGACTGGTGGTACTGCTACGCCGACGAGCTCACCTTCGAGCTCGAGGGTCAGGAGCCGGCGCCGTCACACCCGTGA
- a CDS encoding MFS transporter, whose protein sequence is MTGTAPATSPFRQPKAVYAVAFACVVSFMGIGLVDPILPAISSELDATPSQVTLLFTSYLVVTAVAMLVTNWVSSRIGAKKTLIAGLALIVVFAALAGASDSIGGIVGFRAGWGVGNALFIATSLAVIVASASGGFVGAIVLYESALGLGIAVGPLLGGVLGEISWRGPFFGVAALMSIALIATAVLVEPQPLPARRTGLLEPLRALRHRGLLVMSLTALCYNWAFFTVLGYAPFPMGLGAIELGLVFTGWGLLVAIFSVAGAPWLQRRLGIARTLYANLACFAVVVLVIAIWTDHVPVLVTAVVVAGVFIGINNTVTTQAVMTVSPVDRPVASAAYGFVRFIGGGLAPFAAGKLVEATNVHVPFYLAAGVLVLGIAILTTARDALAAAERVQAGETAPAAAPRLETVGPEPSEGDGVIVAAVAGTDGAEVARVAARLATLNGRTVDVLHAQESAVAGDSVAETEDDAAARAAVRQRLDEVAALGVPAVGHVLRGVAGHGSVGRLIAEHAGQVGARAIVIGTPSHGGLAALMEASASQELWRHARCTIVIVNDDSRV, encoded by the coding sequence ATGACCGGCACCGCACCCGCCACCAGCCCGTTCCGTCAGCCCAAGGCCGTCTACGCCGTCGCGTTCGCCTGTGTCGTGTCGTTCATGGGCATCGGCCTGGTCGACCCGATCCTGCCGGCCATCTCCAGCGAGCTGGACGCCACGCCGAGCCAGGTGACGCTGCTGTTCACCAGTTACCTCGTGGTCACGGCGGTGGCGATGCTGGTGACGAACTGGGTGTCCAGCCGCATCGGCGCGAAGAAGACGCTGATCGCCGGCCTCGCGCTCATCGTCGTGTTCGCGGCACTGGCCGGGGCGTCGGACAGCATCGGTGGCATCGTCGGGTTCCGGGCCGGCTGGGGCGTCGGCAATGCGCTGTTCATCGCGACGTCGCTGGCGGTCATCGTGGCGTCGGCCAGCGGCGGGTTCGTCGGGGCCATCGTGCTGTACGAGTCGGCGCTCGGCCTGGGCATCGCCGTCGGCCCGTTGCTGGGCGGCGTGCTCGGCGAGATCAGCTGGCGCGGCCCGTTCTTCGGCGTCGCGGCGCTGATGAGCATCGCGCTGATCGCCACCGCCGTCCTCGTCGAGCCGCAGCCGCTGCCGGCCAGGAGGACCGGCCTGCTCGAGCCGCTGCGGGCGCTGCGGCACCGCGGCCTGCTGGTGATGTCGCTGACGGCGCTCTGTTACAACTGGGCGTTCTTCACCGTGCTGGGCTACGCGCCGTTCCCGATGGGGCTGGGCGCGATCGAGCTGGGCCTGGTGTTCACCGGCTGGGGCCTGCTGGTGGCGATCTTCTCGGTGGCCGGCGCGCCCTGGCTGCAGCGACGGCTCGGCATCGCCCGCACCCTGTACGCGAACCTCGCCTGCTTCGCCGTCGTCGTGCTGGTCATCGCGATCTGGACCGACCACGTGCCGGTGCTGGTGACGGCGGTCGTCGTGGCCGGTGTGTTCATCGGCATCAACAACACGGTGACGACGCAGGCGGTGATGACGGTGTCACCGGTGGACCGGCCGGTGGCGTCGGCGGCGTACGGCTTCGTCCGGTTCATCGGCGGCGGGCTGGCGCCGTTCGCCGCGGGCAAGCTGGTCGAGGCGACGAACGTGCACGTGCCGTTCTACCTGGCCGCCGGCGTGCTGGTGCTGGGCATCGCGATCCTGACGACGGCGCGCGACGCGCTCGCGGCCGCGGAGCGCGTGCAGGCCGGCGAGACGGCTCCGGCGGCGGCGCCGCGGCTGGAGACGGTCGGCCCCGAGCCGTCCGAGGGCGACGGCGTCATCGTCGCGGCCGTGGCCGGGACGGACGGCGCCGAGGTCGCCCGGGTGGCCGCTCGGCTGGCGACCCTGAACGGACGCACCGTCGACGTGCTGCACGCGCAGGAGTCGGCGGTCGCTGGCGACAGCGTCGCCGAGACCGAGGACGACGCGGCCGCGCGGGCCGCCGTCCGGCAGCGGCTGGACGAGGTCGCCGCGCTCGGCGTCCCCGCGGTGGGGCACGTGCTGCGCGGCGTCGCCGGGCACGGTTCGGTCGGACGGCTGATCGCCGAGCACGCCGGTCAGGTCGGCGCGCGGGCCATCGTCATCGGCACGCCGAGCCACGGCGGGCTGGCCGCGTTGATGGAGGCCAGCGCCAGTCAGGAGCTGTGGCGGCACGCCCGCTGCACCATCGTGATCGTCAACGACGACTCACGGGTGTGA
- a CDS encoding MarR family winged helix-turn-helix transcriptional regulator — translation MDSMELASALERLVRLFRQLTTAGDLSLTAAATLATLERTGPRRLTELAVQEGVTQPAMTQLVARLHDAGLVERSADPADGRVVRVGLADAGRAALAARREARADRLAALLATLDPATRAALEAAVPAIDALTASVPTRAPDRTGATA, via the coding sequence ATGGATTCCATGGAGCTCGCGTCCGCCCTGGAGCGGCTGGTCCGGCTGTTCCGCCAGCTCACCACCGCGGGCGACCTGTCGCTGACGGCCGCCGCCACCCTCGCGACGCTGGAGCGCACCGGCCCGCGCCGGCTCACCGAACTGGCCGTCCAGGAGGGCGTCACCCAGCCGGCGATGACCCAGCTCGTCGCCCGCCTGCACGACGCGGGGCTGGTCGAACGCAGCGCCGACCCCGCCGACGGCCGGGTCGTCCGGGTCGGGCTCGCCGACGCCGGCCGTGCGGCGCTCGCGGCCCGCCGCGAGGCCCGCGCCGACCGGCTGGCCGCCCTGCTGGCCACGCTCGACCCGGCCACCCGAGCCGCCCTCGAGGCCGCCGTCCCCGCCATCGACGCCCTGACGGCGAGCGTCCCCACCCGCGCCCCCGACCGCACCGGAGCCACCGCATGA